A region of Nakaseomyces glabratus chromosome M, complete sequence DNA encodes the following proteins:
- the URA1 gene encoding dihydroorotate dehydrogenase (CAGL0M12881g~Ortholog(s) have dihydroorotate dehydrogenase activity, role in 'de novo' UMP biosynthetic process and mitochondrion localization), giving the protein MMHRVGFNVIGRRSFFTVNARRQVLKSSFMGLKPLQLTALLLAGSAGYLYFMNARSAIHEYVVCPVVRLITPDPENGHKLGIWCFKWGLSPKLYFDKDPESLHVNVFGTTMTNPIGCAAGLDKDAEAIDGIMPTGFGYMEVGSVTPVAQPGNPRPRFFRLPADDAVINRYGFNSSGHDVVYNNLMKRVNKFLNSYFGDKSIDKLSLYKDKLLAVNLGKNKNGDEVKDYLKGVEKFQSLADVLVINVSSPNTPGLRDLQNEAKLTNLLSEIITKRDSQSNKPNALGKQNHKPPVLVKIAPDLTEPELQSIVEAAKKSKVDGIIVSNTTIQRPNTLKTQDETLRNQVGGLSGKPLKPFALKAMKAVSKYAKDSDLVLVGCGGISSGKDAIEFAKAGATFVQLYTSYAYVGPALIARIKDEVAEELKKEGKTWMEIIGEDNK; this is encoded by the coding sequence ATGATGCACAGAGTTGGTTTTAACGTTATCGGTAGAAGATCCTTTTTCACCGTTAATGCCAGACGTCAGGTGTTGAAATCCAGTTTCATGGGTTTAAAGCCCTTGCAACTAACGGCCCTTCTGCTTGCCGGTAGTGCCGGTTACTTGTACTTCATGAATGCTAGATCAGCTATTCATGAGTATGTCGTTTGTCCAGTGGTTAGATTGATTACTCCTGACCCAGAAAACGGTCACAAGTTGGGTATATGGTGTTTCAAATGGGGTCTTTCTCCAAAGTTGTACTTTGATAAGGATCCTGAATCCCTACACGTTAATGTTTTCGGTACCACCATGACTAACCCAATTGGCTGTGCAGCTGGTTTAGATAAGGATGCTGAAGCCATCGATGGTATTATGCCAACTGGTTTCGGCTACATGGAAGTCGGCTCTGTCACCCCAGTTGCTCAACCAGGTAACCCAAGACCAAGATTTTTTAGATTGCCTGCAGATGATGCTGTTATCAACAGATATGGTTTTAACTCAAGTGGTCACGACGTTGTTTACAACAACTTGATGAAGCGTGTTAACAAGTTCTTAAACTCATACTTTGGCGACAAATCTATTGACAAACTATCTCTATACAAAGACAAATTGCTTGCTGTGAACCTTGGTAAAAACAAGAATGGTGACGAAGTGAAGGACTACTTGAAAGGTGTCGAAAAGTTCCAATCATTAGCCGATGTTCTTGTCATTAACGTCTCTTCCCCAAACACCCCAGGTTTGAGAGACCTTCAAAACGAAGCCAAACTAACTAACCTTCTATCTGAAATCATCACCAAAAGAGACTCTCAAAGCAATAAGCCAAATGCGTTGGGTAAACAAAACCACAAGCCTCCTGTTTTGGTCAAAATTGCACCAGATTTAACTGAACCAGAACTACAATCCATTGTTGAAGCTGCTAAGAAGTCTAAGGTTGATGGTATTATTGTCTCCAACACCACTATTCAAAGACCAAACACTTTGAAGACTCAGGATGAGACTTTGAGAAACCAAGTCGGTGGGTTGTCTGGTAAGCCATTGAAGCCATTTGCCTTGAAGGCCATGAAAGCCGTATCCAAATACGCCAAAGATTCTGACTTAGTCTTGGTTGGTTGTGGTGGTATTTCTTCTGGTAAGGATGCCATTGAATTCGCTAAAGCAGGTGCTACTTTTGTTCAACTTTACACTTCATATGCTTATGTTGGCCCAGCTTTGATTGCTAGAATCAAGGACGAAGTCGCtgaagaattgaagaaggaaGGTAAAACTTGGATGGAAATAATTGGTGAAGACAACAAATAA
- the SEC28 gene encoding coatomer subunit epsilon (CAGL0M12903g~Putative epsilon-COP coatomer subunit) — protein sequence MDYFTVKQSFYNGLYEKVLEEASKLGKVEDVTIKYYQLRSELALGQLKAGGDDSLSQAFALYETFLKDSKHDLSKLESHVKGKNCLYHLNLLASAQAIKGDVEESLKTCVEGIDSGNEVGVPDLLLLAIEVALLNNKASTASTMFENYTSTNADSLSSEDELIINLAESYIKFATNVDTSSSNFYHFEELAQTFPTWKSQLGLLNLQLQQGNTTEAQSIVDLLESEYYSKNLEAVQLYKGNFLANKITLAIMEGEKSKAEELRSELKQFVPNHGFNKSHEELTSKFDEIVVKYKN from the coding sequence ATGGATTATTTTACGGTTAAGCAGAGCTTTTACAATGGCTTATATGAGAAAGTACTGGAAGAAGCTTCCAAGCTGGGCAAAGTAGAGGATGTCACAATCAAGTACTACCAATTGAGAAGCGAGCTGGCCTTGGGTCAATTGAAGgctggtggtgacgatTCTTTGTCGCAGGCTTTTGCTCTATATGAAACCTTCTTGAAGGATTCGAAGCATGATCTAAGCAAGTTGGAGTCCCATGTGAAAGGTAAGAATTGTTTGTACCACTTGAACTTGTTGGCCAGTGCACAAGCTATTAAAGGTGATGTTGAAGAGAGTCTAAAGACATGTGTTGAAGGTATTGACTCAGGCAACGAAGTTGGTGTTCCAGACCTATTGCTTCTGGCCATTGAAGTGGCTCTCTTGAACAATAAGGCATCTACTGCATCTACAATGTTCGAAAACTATACCAGTACGAATGCTGACAGTTTGTCGAGCGAAGAtgaattgataataaatcTAGCCGAATCTTATATTAAGTTCGCCACAAATGTAGACACTTCTAGTTCCAACTTTTATCATTTCGAAGAGTTAGCACAAACTTTCCCAACTTGGAAATCTCAATTGGGATTGTTGAACTTGCAGTTGCAACAAGGTAATACTACTGAAGCCCAATCAATTGTCGATCTATTAGAATCTGAATATTATAGTAAGAACCTAGAAGCTGTCCAGCTGTATAAAGGTAATTTCCTGGCAAACAAAATTACATTAGCCATTATGGAAGGTGAGAAATCTAAGGCTGAGGAATTGAGATCTGAACTAAAGCAATTCGTTCCAAACCATGGTTTCAACAAAAGCCACGAAGAACTGACATCgaaatttgatgaaatagTGGTTAAATATAAGAATTAG
- a CDS encoding uncharacterized protein (CAGL0M12925g~Putative 2-deoxyglucose-6-phosphate phosphatase; gene is downregulated in azole-resistant strain) gives MSNQFTVDLCLFDLDGTIVSTTRAVEMTWKKLCAEHDVDPEELFRFSHGTRTGEVFAKFFPDIDNTGNRAAVAFELSIADDLSLISLIPGAQELLLKLDKNTTDGSAVGERKWAIVTSGSPELTLSWFDNVLKEVGRPPVFISGADVAKGKPDPEGYYTGRNLLCQKLGLDASHARTVVFEDAPVGIMAGKAIGAITVGIAGTYDKDLLYSAGADYVVSDLNQVKVIENTKGGPIKLEIVEPLGKI, from the coding sequence ATGTCAAACCAGTTTACTGTAGACCTCTGCCTCTTTGACCTCGATGGAACCATTGTCAGCACCACCAGAGCTGTCGAGATGACCTGGAAGAAGCTTTGCGCAGAGCATGACGTTGATCCAGAAGAGCTATTCCGTTTCTCCCACGGTACTAGAACTGGTGAAGTATTTGCTAAATTCTTCCCAGACATTGACAACACTGGTAACAGGGCAGCTGTGGCATTCGAGTTGTCAATAGCCGATGATCTAAGTCTTATCTCGTTGATTCCAGGTGCCCAAGAACTACTGTTGAAATTAGACAAGAACACGACAGATGGCTCTGCAGTTGGTGAGCGCAAATGGGCAATAGTCACATCAGGATCACCAGAATTGACACTGTCGTGGTTTGATAATGTCTTAAAGGAAGTCGGAAGACCACCCGTGTTCATTTCTGGTGCCGATGTAGCAAAGGGCAAGCCCGATCCAGAAGGATACTACACTGGACGGAATCTACTATGTCAGAAACTAGGTCTTGACGCTTCTCATGCGAGGACAGTGGTATTTGAGGATGCTCCCGTAGGTATCATGGCTGGTAAAGCTATTGGTGCCATTACAGTGGGAATCGCAGGTACATATGACAAGGACTTATTGTATTCAGCAGGTGCTGACTATGTAGTTTCAGACCTTAACCAGGTGAAAGTAATTGAAAACACAAAAGGTGGCCCCATCAAACTGGAAATTGTAGAACCACTAGGTAAGATATAG
- the PUP1 gene encoding PUP1 family protein (CAGL0M12947g~Mitochondria-localized protein; gene is upregulated in azole-resistant strain), whose amino-acid sequence MSDSREIKKPWWFKKAKEWADEFYTRDQKLEDSDRRDLSKKYATISKASVVGAATGLSAGLGGPYAYRYYTTGALKGVKLPRTILLGVVSMVIMRNVAAKIAWDKELKKLDPSGELKQNYKSAHKTVDDVSLSDNSTSVQKKYGMMKFLKYRTAPRWAMYFEGTYQHPDRKFPNPDQMVQDLKGSRRAFPPFFSKADKFWHQIDRKDNDHT is encoded by the coding sequence ATGTCAGACAGCAgggaaataaaaaaaccaTGGTGGTTCAAAAAGGCCAAGGAATGGGCTGATGAGTTCTATACAAGGGATCAGAAACTAGAAGACTCTGATCGCCGTGATCTATCCAAAAAATACGCTACTATCAGTAAAGCTAGCGTAGTTGGCGCAGCAACAGGTCTATCAGCTGGTCTGGGAGGTCCCTACGCATACAGGTACTATACCACTGGTGCGCTGAAAGGTGTTAAACTGCCTAGGACAATCTTACTGGGTGTAGTCTCTATGGTTATTATGAGAAATGTTGCGGCAAAGATAGCCTGGGACAAAGAGTTAAAGAAACTGGATCCTAGCGGTGAATTGAAGCAAAACTACAAAAGTGCTCATAAGACAGTTGATGACGTCTCCTTGTCAGACAACAGCACTTCtgttcaaaagaaatatggtatgatgaaattcttgaaataCAGGACGGCACCAAGGTGGGCTATGTATTTTGAAGGTACTTATCAACACCCCGACAGAAAGTTTCCAAACCCAGACCAGATGGTGCAGGATCTCAAAGGTAGCCGCAGAGCATTTCCACCGTTTTTCTCAAAGGCTGATAAATTTTGGCACCAAATAGACCGTAAGGATAATGATCATACATAG
- a CDS encoding PUP1 family protein (CAGL0M12969g~Ortholog(s) have mitochondrion localization): protein MADNKGDVKAPPSWLNSPAFQESYQKAIEFYEKDEVLDARDRLELSKKYTSIARAQFIGGWAGFSAVFITPFAYRYYKTGAIRGVKVPRNFVFGLVAMVVSTQLSGSMMYKKKLQELDPTGELAAKYESKINKNKQRNQYGDFEADVPTLIDENQNQNPPSRYQKEFDMMNLLKNGSAPKWAMYFYTTYQNPRRRFPNPVEMMDELKKAQRQPLAPFLHQRDPFGLFKDQNEKNDEKNDAYPNPTKNAKPADNNQLPLEPPKPELSWNKVRQQNSGKATTAWDRIRNGEHLNDNNDGFDDDLDPFEESKSNVGPTINKPTKEEFKNLVEQERNGGSGLF, encoded by the coding sequence atggcAGACAATAAAGGTGATGTCAAGGCACCACCTTCCTGGCTAAACTCTCCAGCATTTCAGGAATCCTATCAGAAAGCCATAGAGTTTTACGAGAAAGACGAAGTCTTAGATGCTCGAGATCGGTTAGAgttatcaaagaaatatacCTCAATTGCTAGAGCGCAATTTATAGGTGGATGGGCTGGTTTCAGTGCAGTATTTATCACCCCATTTGCATACCGTTATTACAAGACAGGTGCTATCAGAGGAGTTAAAGTTCCTAgaaattttgtatttggCCTAGTTGCCATGGTTGTAAGTACCCAGCTTTCTGGAAGCATGAtgtacaaaaaaaaattacagGAATTGGATCCTACAGGCGAGCTTGCCGCCAAATACGAGTCAAAaattaacaaaaataaacaaagaaatcaaTATGGAGATTTTGAAGCGGATGTACCTACTTTAATAGATGagaaccagaaccaaaATCCACCTTCGAGGTACCAGAAGGAATTCGATATGATGAacttattgaaaaatggGTCTGCTCCCAAATGGGCTATGTATTTCTACACAACTTACCAAAACCCTAGAAGACGCTTCCCTAATCCTGTAGAGATGATGGATGAGCTAAAGAAAGCACAAAGACAACCATTGGCACCATTTTTACATCAGCGCGATCCATTTGGATTATTTAAGGACCAGAATGAGAAAAACGATGAAAAAAACGATGCCTATCCTAACCCGACAAAAAATGCGAAACCTGCTGATAATAACCAACTACCACTAGAACCACCAAAACCAGAACTATCATGGAATAAAGTTCGCCAACAAAATTCCGGTAAAGCTACCACTGCATGGGACAGAATAAGAAATGGGGAACACTTAAATGACAATAATGATGGATTTGATGATGATCTGGATCCGTTTGAGGAGTCAAAAAGCAATGTAGGGCCGACAATCAATAAACCGACCAAAGAGGAATTCAAGAATCTTGTTGAGCAAGAAAGAAATGGGGGTTCGGGCCTATTTTAA
- the THS1 gene encoding threonine--tRNA ligase THS1 (CAGL0M12991g~Ortholog(s) have threonine-tRNA ligase activity, role in threonyl-tRNA aminoacylation and cytosol, mitochondrion localization), translating into MSAGADAVAQKVNDLSVSDKKKKGNNKKASLYLDPEPAFIAERNALFEKLQKEYQEKVASMPRVPITIVLKDGAKKEATAWETTPMDIARGISKSLADRLCIAKVNGDLWDLERPFEGKENEEIKLELFDFESDEGRRVFWHSSAHVLGEACECNLGAHICLGPPTDDGFFYEMALKDTLKEDKDAEERTISQADFPNLEGVAKNVIKEKQKFERLVMSKEDLLKMFHYSKFKTYLVQTKIPDGGSTTVYKCGKLIDLCVGPHIPHTGRIKAFKLLKNSSSYFLGDANNESLQRVYGISFPDKKLMDAHLKFLAEASMRDHRKIGKEQELFLFNEMSPGSCFWLPHGTRIYNTLVDLLRSEYRKRGYEEVITPNMYNSKLWETSGHWANYKENMFTFEVEKETFGLKPMNCPGHCLMFKARERSYRELPWRVADFGVIHRNEFSGALSGLTRVRRFQQDDAHIFCTQDQIEQEIENIFDFLKFMYGVFGFEFKMELSTRPEKYVGELETWDAAEKKLENALNKWGGAWELNPGDGAFYGPKIDIMISDALRRWHQCATIQLDFQLPQRFELEFKAKDTEESENYERPVMIHRAILGSVERMTAILTEHFAGKWPFWLSPRQILVVPVGVKYQEYAQQVRDKMHNAGFYADVDLTGNTLQKKVRTGQLMKYNFIFIVGETEMNENSVNIRNRDVMEQQGKNATVNVDIVLEQLQKLKAEKRLDNILA; encoded by the coding sequence ATGAGTGCTGGAGCTGACGCTGTTGCACAGAAGGTCAATGACCTGTCTGTTTCcgacaagaagaagaaaggtaACAATAAGAAGGCCTCTTTGTACTTGGACCCAGAGCCAGCTTTCATTGCTGAAAGAAATGCTTTGTTCGAAAAGTTGCAGAAGGAATACCAAGAAAAGGTTGCTTCCATGCCTCGTGTTCCAATTACCATAGTTCTAAAGGATGGTGCTAAGAAGGAAGCCACTGCTTGGGAAACCACACCAATGGACATTGCTAGAGGAATCTCCAAGTCCTTGGCTGACAGACTATGTATTGCTAAGGTGAATGGTGATCTTTGGGATTTGGAAAGACCATTTGAAGGTAAGGAAAATGAAGAGATCAAGCTAGAACTGTTTGATTTTGAGTCTGACGAAGGTAGAAGAGTTTTCTGGCACTCTTCTGCTCACGTTCTGGGTGAAGCCTGCGAATGTAACCTAGGTGCTCATATTTGTCTAGGTCCTCCAACTGATGATGGTTTCTTTTATGAAATGGCTTTGAAAGAcactttgaaagaagaCAAGGATGCTGAAGAGAGAACAATTTCCCAAGCTGATTTCCCAAATCTAGAAGGTGTTGCCAAGAATGTTATCAAGGAAAAGCAAAAGTTCGAAAGATTGGTCATGTCTAAGGAAGACTTGCTAAAGATGTTCCATTACTCTAAGTTTAAGACTTACTTGGTTCAAACCAAGATCCCAGATGGTGGTTCCACTACCGTTTACAAGTGTGGTAAGTTGATTGATTTGTGTGTTGGTCCACATATTCCTCACACCGGTCGTATCAAGGCTTTCAAGCTATTGAAGAACTCCTCTTCCTACTTCTTGGGTGATGCCAACAACGAGTCTCTCCAAAGAGTTTACGGTATCTCTTTCCCAGACAAGAAGCTAATGGACGCTCACTTGAAATTCTTGGCTGAAGCCTCTATGAGAGATCACAGAAAGATTGGTAAGGAACAAGaactatttttattcaatgAAATGTCTCCAGGTTCTTGCTTTTGGTTGCCTCACGGTACCAGAATATATAACACCTTGGTTGATCTTCTAAGATCCGAATACCGTAAGAGAGGTTACGAAGAAGTTATTACTCCAAACATGTACAACTCCAAGCTATGGGAAACTTCTGGTCACTGGGCTAACTACAAGGAAAACATGTTCACatttgaagttgaaaaGGAAACCTTCGGTCTAAAGCCAATGAACTGTCCTGGTCACTGTCTGATGTTCAAAGCTAGAGAACGTTCTTACAGAGAGTTGCCATGGAGAGTTGCTGACTTCGGTGTTATCCACAGAAATGAGTTCTCTGGTGCTCTATCTGGTTTGACTCGTGTTAGAAGATTCCAGCAAGATGACGCCCACATCTTCTGTACTCAAGATCAAATCgaacaagaaattgaaaacatttTCGACTTCTTGAAGTTTATGTACGGTGTATTCGGTTTTGAATTCAAGATGGAATTGTCTACTAGACCAGAAAAGTATGTTGGTGAACTTGAAACATGGGATGCCGCTGAAAAGAAGTTAGAAAACGCTTTGAACAAATGGGGTGGTGCTTGGGAACTAAACCCAGGTGATGGTGCCTTCTACGGTCCAAAGATCGATATCATGATTTCTGATGCCCTAAGAAGATGGCATCAATGTGCCACCATTCAATTGGATTTCCAACTACCACAAAGATTTGAACTAGAATTTAAGGCAAAGGATACCGAAGAGAGCGAGAACTATGAAAGACCAGTTATGATTCACCGTGCTATCTTGGGTTCAGTTGAAAGAATGACTGCCATTTTGACTGAGCACTTCGCTGGTAAATGGCCTTTCTGGTTATCCCCTCGTCAAATCTTGGTTGTTCCAGTTGGTGTTAAGTACCAAGAGTACGCTCAACAAGTACGTGACAAGATGCACAATGCCGGTTTCTACGCTGACGTTGACTTGACTGGTAACACTTTGCAAAAGAAGGTTAGAACCGGTCAATTGATGAAGTacaacttcatcttcattgttgGTGAAACGGAAATGAACGAAAACTCCGTCAACATCAGAAACAGAGATGTTATGGAGCAACAAGGTAAGAACGCTACTGTTAATGTCGATATTGTCTTGGaacaactacaaaaatTGAAGGCTGAGAAGAGATTGGACAACATCCTAGCCTAA
- the OAR1 gene encoding 3-oxoacyl-[acyl-carrier-protein] reductase (NADPH) (CAGL0M13013g~Ortholog(s) have 3-oxoacyl-[acyl-carrier-protein] reductase (NADPH) activity, role in aerobic respiration, fatty acid metabolic process and mitochondrion localization), producing MIEIPYAIVTGATGGVGKAIVRKLTREGVNCIAIGSSTDSITKKLRFGDDLLFTGAHHRNRAVALDLARWDGEFNHSAATIEGYIAEGNISTSNKELVLSNALAFDNNDSNRYTLRVLVNCAGITQASVGIRMSPNVISNMINVNFASAVYLSNYAARLQMKQKSRKRLDIINVSSILGGFADKRNFMIQGTSIYSATKAALSQFTRVYGKEVERLSINCHDIAPGLIPETDMIKNLPERAQENLLRTINGEITTVDEVSEQVLRIYKES from the coding sequence ATGATAGAGATACCTTATGCGATAGTCACTGGGGCCACTGGAGGGGTTGGTAAAGCCATAGTAAGAAAATTGACGAGGGAAGGAGTGAACTGTATTGCAATTGGGTCTAGTACTGACAGTATAACGAAGAAGCTACGATTTGGGGATGATTTATTGTTTACGGGGGCCCATCATAGAAACAGAGCTGTAGCGTTAGATCTCGCGCGATGGGATGGTGAGTTCAACCATTCTGCTGCTACAATTGAGGGTTATATCGCTGAAGGTAATATTAGTACCAGTAATAAAGAATTGGTTCTGAGTAATGCATTGGCATTTGACAACAACGATTCAAACAGATACACCCTTCGGGTTCTAGTCAACTGTGCAGGAATAACCCAGGCATCAGTTGGAATTAGAATGAGTCCTAATGTGATAAGCAATATGATAAACGTCAACTTTGCAAGTGCTGTTTATTTATCCAATTATGCAGCTAGATTACAAATGAAACAAAAGTCAAGAAAGCGGTTAGATATCATAAATGTTAGCTCAATATTGGGCGGGTTCGCAGACAAACGAAACTTCATGATTCAAGGCACATCCATATACAGCGCCACTAAGGCTGCACTCAGTCAATTCACAAGAGTATACGGAAAGGAAGTCGAAAGACTATCCATCAATTGTCATGACATAGCGCCAGGTCTTATTCCAGAGACCGACATGATTAAAAACTTGCCCGAACGAGCACAGGAAAATCTACTGCGAACAATAAATGGAGAAATAACTACTGTAGATGAAGTGTCCGAGCAAGTATTAAGAATCTACAAAGAAAGTTGA